One genomic region from Pyxicephalus adspersus chromosome 1, UCB_Pads_2.0, whole genome shotgun sequence encodes:
- the ANKRD42 gene encoding ankyrin repeat domain-containing protein 42 encodes MPAASGASTNAVTQKKRSYSSIHEAVKCGDVEQLELIVKSGTRVNEVDPDHKFTPLHWAAHSGSLECLHWLLWHGADISEVTTRGWTAAHIAAIRGQDACMQALVLSGANLSAKDDRQCCPAHLAAAHGHSFTLQTILRSGADTSSPDVSGWTPVHYAAFHGRLGCLQLLVRWGASIEDTDHNGNFPVHLAAMEGHLHCFKFLLSKAVSITRTLEAKNGSQDTPRDLARRFHKEKITQYIDGVEYERDHPEEHENLAFPAHVAAFKGDLVTLRKLVESGIININERDARGSTPLHKAAGQGQIECLQWLLEMGADYNITNEAGETPKDVAKRFAQLAAVKLLGGGMEEDSDEELSEDDPLFFERHGVEGSTDQNDELNLSAAEKKQARVRAYKKMKEYENLLQIAKSNYKHLGGILEEETQKKREQKESERMIRDLEAQLEYERLRREKMEVQLDEYRVQISQLNSCLEQMKPPMRPGGVKLSEEYKEKKKTKKKATPQSNPGGMFVRRASEKR; translated from the exons ATGCCGGCGGCCTCTGGAGCCTCCACAAACG CTGtaacacagaagaagagaagtTACAGCAGTATCCATGAGGCAGTGAAGTGTGGAGATGTGGAGCAGCTGGAGCTGATTGTGAAAAGTGGGACGCGGGTTAATGAGGTGGATCCGGATCATAAATTCACACCGCTGCACTGGGCTGCACATTCCGGGAGCCTGGAG TGCCTGCATTGGTTGCTTTGGCATGGAGCAGACATCAGTGAAGTGACTACGAGAGGCTGGACTGCAGCTCACATAGCCGCCATCAGAGGTCAAGATGCATGCATGCAG gctctTGTTCTTAGTGGAGCAAACCTATCCGCTAAAGATGACCGTCAGTGTTGCCCCGCTCACCTGGCGGCTGCCCATGGCCACTCCTTTACTCTACAGACCATACTGCGCAGTGGAGCA GATACAAGCAGTCCTGATGTGAGTGGTTGGACACCGGTTCATTATGCTGCATTCCATGGCCGTCTTGGTTGTTTACAGCTCCTTGTAAGGTGGGGAGCTTCTATAGAAGACACAGATCACAATGGAAACTTTCCAG TACATCTAGCAGCCATGGAAGGTCACCTGCACTGCTTCAAATTTTTGCTCAGTAAAGCTGTGAGTATAACACGAACATTGGAAGCAAAAAACGGCAGCCAGGACACCCCGAGAGACCTGGCCCGCCGCTTCCATAAGGAAAAGATTACACAGTATATTGATGGTGTGGAATATGAGCGGGATCATCCAGAGGAACATGAAA atttggcATTTCCTGCTCATGTCGCTGCCTTTAAAGGTGACTTGGTGACGCTTCGCAAGCTAGTAGAGAGTGGAATAATCAACATCAATGAACGCGATGCCCGAGGCTCCACACCATTACACAAAG CTGCAGGACAGGGACAGATTGAGTGTCTGCAATGGCTCCTAGAGATGGGAGCCGACTACAATATCACCAATGAGGCTGGAGAGACGCCAAAGGATGTTGCTAAACG gTTTGCCCAGCTGGCGGCTGTCAAACTCCTGGGAGGAGGTATGGAGGAAGACTCTGATGAAGAATTAAGTGAAGACGATCCATTATTTTTTGAAAGACACGGAGTGGAAGGAAGCACTGACCAAAACGATGAGTTAAACCTGAGTGCTGCAGAGAAGAAGCAGGCACGGG TGAGAGCCTACAAAAAGATGAAGGAATATGAGAATCTTCTACAAATTGCTAAAAGTAATTATAAGCATCTTGGTGGGATTTTGGAAGAGGAGACTCAGAAGAAGAGAGAACAGAAGGAATCGGAGAG GATGATAAGAGACTTGGAGGCCCAGCTGGAATATGAACGCCTACGCCGGGAGAAGATGGAGGTCCAGTTGGATGAATACAGGGTACAGATTTCTCAGCTCAACAGCTGCCTAGAACAGATGAAACCTCCCATGCGACCTGGA